The Choloepus didactylus isolate mChoDid1 chromosome 13, mChoDid1.pri, whole genome shotgun sequence genome contains a region encoding:
- the LOC119507623 gene encoding GTP-binding nuclear protein Ran, protein MAAQGEPQVQFKLVLVGDGGTGKTTFVKRHLTGEFEKKYVATLGVEVHPLVFHTNRGPIKFNVWDTAGQEKFGGLRDGYYIQAQCAIIMFDVTSRVTYKNVPNWHRDLVRVCENIPIVLCGNKVDIKDRKVKAKSIVFHRKKNLQYYDISAKSNYNFEKPFLWLARKLIGDPNLEFVAMPALAPPEVVMDPALAAQYEHDLEVAQTTALPDEDDDL, encoded by the coding sequence ATGGCCGCCCAAGGAGAACCCCAAGTTCAGTTTAAACTTGTATTGGTTGGCGATGGGGGTACTGGAAAAACTACATTTGTGAAACGTCATTTGACTGGTGAATTTGAGAAGAAGTATGTAGCCACCTTGGGCGTGGAGGTCCATCCCCTTGTGTTCCATACCAATAGAGGGCCTATTAAATTCAACGTGTGGGACACGGCTGGTCAGGAGAAATTCGGTGGCCTGAGAGATGGCTATTACATCCAAGCCCAGTGTGCCATTATAATGTTTGATGTAACATCAAGAGTTACTTACAAGAATGTGCCTAACTGGCATAGAGATCTGGTACGAGTGTGTGAAAACATCCCCATCGTGTTGTGTGGCAACAAAGTGGATATTAAGGACAGGAAAGTTAAGGCAAAATCCATCGTCTTCCACCGAAAGAAGAATCTTCAGTACTATGACATTTCTGCCAAAAGTAACTACAACTTTGAAAAGCCCTTCCTCTGGCTCGCTAGAAAACTGATTGGAGACCCTAACCTGGAGTTCGTGGCCATGCCTGCTCTCGCCCCCCCAGAGGTGGTCATGGACCCGGCTTTGGCGGCACAGTATGAACACGACTTAGAGGTTGCTCAGACGACCGCTTTGCCGGATGAGGATGACGACCTGTGA